Proteins from a single region of Carassius gibelio isolate Cgi1373 ecotype wild population from Czech Republic chromosome B15, carGib1.2-hapl.c, whole genome shotgun sequence:
- the LOC127972963 gene encoding 2-phosphoxylose phosphatase 1-like isoform X3: protein MSLGKSRKRVNPVLHTDAPAPDPIRDSHRYCNYPNLTEHGWEGHSPADYRLLSVHVMIRHGDRFPLYSIPKTKKPAIDCVLSDKRKPSHPLLGSFISHMALGGRGHWDASLGYLPRLPNHSTCEMGELTQTGVVQHLKNGDHLRQAYIKRHNLLTADWSPRQLWVETTGKSRTLQSGLAFLFGFLPRFDWSRVTVRQQWSTLFCGSSCDCPARNRFLEQEQRRQYRQRTADTELERTYVTMAKTLGVATKILRAANPVDALLCHFCHGLAFPCTNTRTTSNVPDEGACLTLQHFAVIRRQQKDDELERREAGLYRRYAVLAAHPYLNRTATRMERIARASQTRRGTEEVVFALASAHDVTMAPLLGALGLERAGFPKFAARLVFELWNGPEAKDGDRKRGQWLKNMFIRVLYNGEDLTFDTAFCREHNRHSAQPLCPLGNFMSFVRNDMFNIVNATSYKQACHQTVL from the exons ATGTCACTTGGTAAAAGCAGAAAGCGTGTGAATCCGGTCCTCCACACGGATGCTCCCGCTCCAGATCCCATCCGAGACTCTCACCGGTACTGCAATTACCCCAACCTCACCGAGCACGGCTGGGAGG GTCACAGTCCGGCTGACTACAGGCTGCTGTCGGTACACGTGATGATCCGACATGGAGACCGTTTCCCTCTGTACTCCATCCCCAAAACCAAGAAGCCTGCCATTGACTGCGTCCTATCAGACAAGAG AAAGCCCTCTCACCCCCTCTTGGGCTCCTTCATTAGTCACATGGCTCTCGGTGGGCGTGGTCACTGGGACGCATCACTGGGATATCTGCCCCGATTACCCAATCACAGCACCTGTGAAATGGGAGAGCTTACACAGAcag GAGTCGTGCAGCACTTGAAAAACGGCGATCATCTTCGCCAGGCCTACATCAAGCGTCACAATCTGCTCACTGCTGATTGGTCGCCGCGGCAGTTGTGGGTGGAGACTACAGGTAAAAGCCGCACCCTACAGAGTGGATTGGCCTTCCTCTTTGGCTTCCTGCCACGTTTCGATTGGTCACGGGTGACGGTAAGACAGCAGTGGAGTACGCTGTTCTGCGGGTCCTCGTGCGACTGTCCCGCACGGAACCGGTTCCTGGAGCAGGAGCAGCGCAGGCAGTATCGGCAGAGGACTGCAGACACCGAACTGGAGCGCACATATGTCACAATGGCGAAGACGCTGGGAGTGGCCACAAAAATTCTGAGGGCGGCCAATCCGGTGGATGCATTGTTGTGTCACTTTTGTCATGGTCTTGCTTTCCCATGCACTAACACACGGACTACATCAAACGTTCCGGATGAGGGGGCGTGTCTTACACTGCAGCACTTTGCTGTGATTCGACGGCAGCAGAAAGATGATGAACTGGAGCGGCGGGAGGCGGGGCTTTATCGCCGATATGCTGTGCTCGCGGCACATCCGTACCTAAACCGCACCGCAACGCGGATGGAGAGGATCGCCAGAGCAAGCCAAACACGCCGAGGAACGGAAGAGGTGGTCTTCGCTTTAGCATCTGCTCACGACGTAACAATGGCACCGCTGCTAGGCGCACTTGGTCTGGAAAGGGCCGGATTTCCAAAGTTTGCAGCGCGGCTGGTGTTTGAGCTGTGGAACGGACCAGAAGCGAAAGACGGTGATAGAAAACGAGGACAGTGGTTGAAGAACATGTTCATCCGTGTTCTCTATAACGGAGAGGACTTGACCTTTGACACAGCCTTCTGCCGTGAACACAATCGACACTCTGCTCAGCCGCTCTGCCCTCTGGGTAATTTCATGTCGTTTGTGAGAAATGATATGTTTAATATTGTCAACGCGACGAGTTACAAGCAGGCCTGCCACCAAACTGTCCTGTAA
- the LOC127972963 gene encoding 2-phosphoxylose phosphatase 1-like isoform X1 has product MLARTRFMLVLVVGALLAVLSFSLQYLHLIPTNPVAEQMSLGKSRKRVNPVLHTDAPAPDPIRDSHRYCNYPNLTEHGWEGHSPADYRLLSVHVMIRHGDRFPLYSIPKTKKPAIDCVLSDKRKPSHPLLGSFISHMALGGRGHWDASLGYLPRLPNHSTCEMGELTQTGVVQHLKNGDHLRQAYIKRHNLLTADWSPRQLWVETTGKSRTLQSGLAFLFGFLPRFDWSRVTVRQQWSTLFCGSSCDCPARNRFLEQEQRRQYRQRTADTELERTYVTMAKTLGVATKILRAANPVDALLCHFCHGLAFPCTNTRTTSNVPDEGACLTLQHFAVIRRQQKDDELERREAGLYRRYAVLAAHPYLNRTATRMERIARASQTRRGTEEVVFALASAHDVTMAPLLGALGLERAGFPKFAARLVFELWNGPEAKDGDRKRGQWLKNMFIRVLYNGEDLTFDTAFCREHNRHSAQPLCPLGNFMSFVRNDMFNIVNATSYKQACHQTVL; this is encoded by the exons TGCACCTCATTCCAACCAATCCGGTGGCGGAGCAAATGTCACTTGGTAAAAGCAGAAAGCGTGTGAATCCGGTCCTCCACACGGATGCTCCCGCTCCAGATCCCATCCGAGACTCTCACCGGTACTGCAATTACCCCAACCTCACCGAGCACGGCTGGGAGG GTCACAGTCCGGCTGACTACAGGCTGCTGTCGGTACACGTGATGATCCGACATGGAGACCGTTTCCCTCTGTACTCCATCCCCAAAACCAAGAAGCCTGCCATTGACTGCGTCCTATCAGACAAGAG AAAGCCCTCTCACCCCCTCTTGGGCTCCTTCATTAGTCACATGGCTCTCGGTGGGCGTGGTCACTGGGACGCATCACTGGGATATCTGCCCCGATTACCCAATCACAGCACCTGTGAAATGGGAGAGCTTACACAGAcag GAGTCGTGCAGCACTTGAAAAACGGCGATCATCTTCGCCAGGCCTACATCAAGCGTCACAATCTGCTCACTGCTGATTGGTCGCCGCGGCAGTTGTGGGTGGAGACTACAGGTAAAAGCCGCACCCTACAGAGTGGATTGGCCTTCCTCTTTGGCTTCCTGCCACGTTTCGATTGGTCACGGGTGACGGTAAGACAGCAGTGGAGTACGCTGTTCTGCGGGTCCTCGTGCGACTGTCCCGCACGGAACCGGTTCCTGGAGCAGGAGCAGCGCAGGCAGTATCGGCAGAGGACTGCAGACACCGAACTGGAGCGCACATATGTCACAATGGCGAAGACGCTGGGAGTGGCCACAAAAATTCTGAGGGCGGCCAATCCGGTGGATGCATTGTTGTGTCACTTTTGTCATGGTCTTGCTTTCCCATGCACTAACACACGGACTACATCAAACGTTCCGGATGAGGGGGCGTGTCTTACACTGCAGCACTTTGCTGTGATTCGACGGCAGCAGAAAGATGATGAACTGGAGCGGCGGGAGGCGGGGCTTTATCGCCGATATGCTGTGCTCGCGGCACATCCGTACCTAAACCGCACCGCAACGCGGATGGAGAGGATCGCCAGAGCAAGCCAAACACGCCGAGGAACGGAAGAGGTGGTCTTCGCTTTAGCATCTGCTCACGACGTAACAATGGCACCGCTGCTAGGCGCACTTGGTCTGGAAAGGGCCGGATTTCCAAAGTTTGCAGCGCGGCTGGTGTTTGAGCTGTGGAACGGACCAGAAGCGAAAGACGGTGATAGAAAACGAGGACAGTGGTTGAAGAACATGTTCATCCGTGTTCTCTATAACGGAGAGGACTTGACCTTTGACACAGCCTTCTGCCGTGAACACAATCGACACTCTGCTCAGCCGCTCTGCCCTCTGGGTAATTTCATGTCGTTTGTGAGAAATGATATGTTTAATATTGTCAACGCGACGAGTTACAAGCAGGCCTGCCACCAAACTGTCCTGTAA
- the LOC127972963 gene encoding 2-phosphoxylose phosphatase 1-like isoform X2 encodes MSIAVSINQLTVILLSVHLIPTNPVAEQMSLGKSRKRVNPVLHTDAPAPDPIRDSHRYCNYPNLTEHGWEGHSPADYRLLSVHVMIRHGDRFPLYSIPKTKKPAIDCVLSDKRKPSHPLLGSFISHMALGGRGHWDASLGYLPRLPNHSTCEMGELTQTGVVQHLKNGDHLRQAYIKRHNLLTADWSPRQLWVETTGKSRTLQSGLAFLFGFLPRFDWSRVTVRQQWSTLFCGSSCDCPARNRFLEQEQRRQYRQRTADTELERTYVTMAKTLGVATKILRAANPVDALLCHFCHGLAFPCTNTRTTSNVPDEGACLTLQHFAVIRRQQKDDELERREAGLYRRYAVLAAHPYLNRTATRMERIARASQTRRGTEEVVFALASAHDVTMAPLLGALGLERAGFPKFAARLVFELWNGPEAKDGDRKRGQWLKNMFIRVLYNGEDLTFDTAFCREHNRHSAQPLCPLGNFMSFVRNDMFNIVNATSYKQACHQTVL; translated from the exons TGCACCTCATTCCAACCAATCCGGTGGCGGAGCAAATGTCACTTGGTAAAAGCAGAAAGCGTGTGAATCCGGTCCTCCACACGGATGCTCCCGCTCCAGATCCCATCCGAGACTCTCACCGGTACTGCAATTACCCCAACCTCACCGAGCACGGCTGGGAGG GTCACAGTCCGGCTGACTACAGGCTGCTGTCGGTACACGTGATGATCCGACATGGAGACCGTTTCCCTCTGTACTCCATCCCCAAAACCAAGAAGCCTGCCATTGACTGCGTCCTATCAGACAAGAG AAAGCCCTCTCACCCCCTCTTGGGCTCCTTCATTAGTCACATGGCTCTCGGTGGGCGTGGTCACTGGGACGCATCACTGGGATATCTGCCCCGATTACCCAATCACAGCACCTGTGAAATGGGAGAGCTTACACAGAcag GAGTCGTGCAGCACTTGAAAAACGGCGATCATCTTCGCCAGGCCTACATCAAGCGTCACAATCTGCTCACTGCTGATTGGTCGCCGCGGCAGTTGTGGGTGGAGACTACAGGTAAAAGCCGCACCCTACAGAGTGGATTGGCCTTCCTCTTTGGCTTCCTGCCACGTTTCGATTGGTCACGGGTGACGGTAAGACAGCAGTGGAGTACGCTGTTCTGCGGGTCCTCGTGCGACTGTCCCGCACGGAACCGGTTCCTGGAGCAGGAGCAGCGCAGGCAGTATCGGCAGAGGACTGCAGACACCGAACTGGAGCGCACATATGTCACAATGGCGAAGACGCTGGGAGTGGCCACAAAAATTCTGAGGGCGGCCAATCCGGTGGATGCATTGTTGTGTCACTTTTGTCATGGTCTTGCTTTCCCATGCACTAACACACGGACTACATCAAACGTTCCGGATGAGGGGGCGTGTCTTACACTGCAGCACTTTGCTGTGATTCGACGGCAGCAGAAAGATGATGAACTGGAGCGGCGGGAGGCGGGGCTTTATCGCCGATATGCTGTGCTCGCGGCACATCCGTACCTAAACCGCACCGCAACGCGGATGGAGAGGATCGCCAGAGCAAGCCAAACACGCCGAGGAACGGAAGAGGTGGTCTTCGCTTTAGCATCTGCTCACGACGTAACAATGGCACCGCTGCTAGGCGCACTTGGTCTGGAAAGGGCCGGATTTCCAAAGTTTGCAGCGCGGCTGGTGTTTGAGCTGTGGAACGGACCAGAAGCGAAAGACGGTGATAGAAAACGAGGACAGTGGTTGAAGAACATGTTCATCCGTGTTCTCTATAACGGAGAGGACTTGACCTTTGACACAGCCTTCTGCCGTGAACACAATCGACACTCTGCTCAGCCGCTCTGCCCTCTGGGTAATTTCATGTCGTTTGTGAGAAATGATATGTTTAATATTGTCAACGCGACGAGTTACAAGCAGGCCTGCCACCAAACTGTCCTGTAA